The proteins below are encoded in one region of Drosophila santomea strain STO CAGO 1482 chromosome 3R, Prin_Dsan_1.1, whole genome shotgun sequence:
- the LOC120452137 gene encoding ELAV-like protein 4 yields MTAQESTIQPLSWGYAGSEMFQTGSPVPPLINNASSRGQTNLILNYLPQDMTESEVHRLFSKFGEIRKAKIIRHRRTGISCCYGFVDYVSPRQAAAAQESMDGYETRGKRLKVAFARPSEDPPRNTNLYVANLPTYMDEKKVRELFATYGNVLDINLLRHKFSKMSRGVAFVHFEHCRDAEMAKFGMDRYMIEGAFRPLTVKFVERPPKGPPTARGGNLTSSGLQFKLHGNASPPISKRRQKKDDEPESKRSRKSD; encoded by the coding sequence ATGACCGCCCAGGAGTCCACCATCCAGCCGCTGAGCTGGGGATACGCCGGCTCCGAGATGTTCCAGACCGGAAGCCCAGTGCCGCCTCTCATTAATAATGCTTCCAGTCGGGGGCAGACGAACCTGATACTCAACTACCTGCCGCAGGACATGACGGAGTCGGAGGTGCACCGCCTCTTCTCCAAGTTCGGTGAGATCCGCAAGGCCAAAATCATCCGCCACCGCAGGACGGGCATAAGCTGCTGCTACGGATTCGTGGACTACGTGTCACCCCGCCAGGCGGCTGCTGCCCAGGAGAGCATGGATGGCTACGAGACGCGCGGCAAGCGGCTGAAGGTGGCCTTCGCCCGACCTTCGGAGGATCCGCCCAGGAACACCAACCTGTACGTGGCCAACCTGCCCACGTACATGGACGAGAAGAAGGTGCGAGAGCTCTTCGCCACCTACGGCAACGTCTTGGATATCAATTTGCTGCGCCACAAGTTCAGCAAAATGTCCCGTGGCGTGGCCTTCGTGCATTTCGAGCACTGCCGGGACGCCGAGATGGCCAAGTTCGGCATGGATCGGTACATGATCGAGGGCGCCTTCCGGCCCCTGACGGTCAAGTTCGTGGAGCGCCCGCCCAAGGGTCCGCCGACTGCTCGAGGCGGTAATCTGACCTCCAGTGGCCTCCAGTTTAAGCTGCATGGCAACGCTTCCCCACCGATCTCCAAGCGCCGCCAGAAGAAGGACGATGAGCCGGAGTCCAAGCGTTCGCGCAAATCTGACTAA
- the LOC120450952 gene encoding activating signal cointegrator 1 complex subunit 3 gives MWEPPRLSASLRTKTELEAQSRRFSVLRQAKTNSSASTTTNSQIKEEQTIARLLAQMPTEKQPAAKVQLQKLRNLVQECMGYEEQPQVVEHAALFLFWLLLDQRVLLVATTQRLHGMFGQIFDRKKTQIHDCVQTIGDLLEDHERSALKRWRQTQHKAPGVGPLWGAHIHVKCTPSVWMDISLLTDLAPDALLKNRTVNKFSMKYKTKSTTLVSQSSEAAKLSPELQTLLGISEKLDDEHLMDRVGDILGSKRSSEELQNELMELLGFDHFELVGKLLQERDKIARQLDQFATRSRRVKEVKQKRIQTAASEGAAERRPTVASAVVVQSAQEKQLGKMQRREEKKLQRIMRSIKDEEPEDDPNCAVSVSVQQLRMQHQRKLLEAAQREPLLLSTKAAKAEYKQSSYNQPIHYPYVFDSQLLAKQHAGFIGGSRITLPDNAQRVDNKQWEEVKIPASEPPPLSVGNKRIKIEELDDVGRLAFANCKELNRIQSVVYPVAYHSNENMLVCAPTGAGKTNVAMLSIVHTIRCHLEQGVINRDEFKIVYIAPMKALASEMVDNFSKRLKSLQIVVRELTGDMQLTKAEMAATQILVTTPEKWDVVTRKGSGDVALISLVKLLIIDEVHLLHGERGPVVEALVARTLRLVESSQSMIRIVGLSATLPNYIDVAHFLRVNPMKGLFYFDSRFRPVPLDTNFVGIKSVKPLQQIADMDQCCYQKCVEMVQEGHQIMVFVHARNATVRTANVIRELAQQNNTSALFLPKDSAAHGLATRSIQRSRNKQLVELFSCGLAMHHAGMLRADRQMVEKYFVEGHISVLVCTATLAWGVNLPAHAVIIRGTDIYDAKHGSFVDLGILDVLQIFGRAGRPQFDKSGVGTIITSYDKLNHYLSLLTNQFPIESNFVNCLADNLNAEIGLGTITNVEEAIEWLSYTYLFVRMRINPHVYGIEYSELQKDPTLEARRRALIMSASMSLDKARMMRFNQRTMDMNITDLGRTASHFYIKYDTVETFNELMKPFMTQAEILAMISQAQEFQQLKVRDDEMEELDELRNAYCKIKAHGGSENIHGKVNILIQTYLSNGYVKSFSLSSDMSYITTNIGRITRALFSIVLRQNNAVLAGRMLQLCKMFERRQWDDDCHLKQFPAINAETIDKLERRGLSVYRLRDMEQRELREWLRSNTYADLVIRSAQELPLLEAEASLQPITRTVLRIKVDIWPSFTWNDRVHGKTSQSFWLWIEDPESNYIYHSELFQVTRKLVMSGQSQQLVMTIPLKEPLPPQYYIRVSSDSWLGSTTCIPLSFQHLVLPEHHPPLTELLPLRPLPVSCLKNVLYESLYKFTHFNPIQTQIFHCLYHTDNNVLLGAPTGSGKTIVAEIAIFRALNQNPKCKVVYIAPLKALVKERISDWEQRFQRSSLGLKVVELTGDVTPDIQAIRESQLIVTTPEKWDGISRSWQTREYVQHVSLIVIDEIHLLGEDRGPVIEVIVSRTNFISSHTGRAIRIVGLSTALANAQDLANWLGIKKMGLYNFKPSVRPVPLQVHINGFPGKHYCPRMATMNRPTFQAIRTYSPCEPTIVFVSSRRQTRLTALDLITFVAGDLNPKQFLHIAENEMELILQNIRDQNLKFCLAFGIGLHHAGLQEQDRKCVEELFLNRKIQVLVATATLAWGVNLPAHLVVIKGTEYFDGKVKKYVDMPITDVLQMMGRAGRPQFDNEGVAVVLVHDEKKNFYKKFLYDPFPVESSLLGVLPEHINAEIVAGTVQSKQAALDYLTWTYFFRRLLRNPSYYQLQGIEPENVNAFMSNLVERVVYELSAAACLVERDGCLVPTFLGRISSYYYLSYRTMKHFLEDLQPGMSTKEVLLAIADSYEFDQQPVRHNEDKYNEQMAETSRFRPPSSSWDSPYTKTFLLLQAHFTRQSLPNSDYLTDTKSALDNATRVMQAMVDYTAERGWLSTTLIVQQLMQSVIQARWFDASEFLTLPGVNEDNLDAFLNIPHGEHDYLTLPMLKELCKQEYEVLAKPLRDAFEEHEIEQMYKVIQDMPEIALQISVEGRYMENENAKRPLSLSDDTRGEWLPLHANEDYVLVVNLQRLNVSGQRRGGGQSYTVHCPKYPKPKNEAWFLTLGSQANDELLAMKRISIRGQRCSNRISFQATPRLGRLQLTLYLMSDCLIGFDQQYDLRFEIIEAKEV, from the exons AGATCTTCGATCGCAAAAAGACTCAAATCCACGACTGCGTCCAGACCATCGGCGATCTGCTTGAGGATCACGAAAGATCCGCGCTCAAGCGTTGGCGACAGACGCAGCACAAGGCGCCCGGTGTAGGCCCACTATGGGGCGCTCATATCCATGTCAAGTGCACGCCCTCCGTGTGGATGGACATCAGTCTGCTGACGGATCTGGCGCCGGATGCGCTTCTCAAAAACCGCACCGTTAACAAGTTCTCCATGAAGTACAAAACGAAATCCACCACGCTGGTGTCCCAGAGCTCGGAAGCCGCCAAGTTGAGTCCGGAACTGCAGACTCTGCTTGGAATCTCCGAAAAGCTGGACGACGAGCACCTAATGGATCGCGTGGGCGACATTCTCGGTTCCAAGCGCAGCAGCGAGGAGTTGCAGAATGAGCTAATGGAACTTCTGGGATTCGATCACTTTGAATTGGTGGGGAAACTGCTCCAGGAACGGGACAAGATCGCTCGCCAACTAGATCAGTTCGCCACCCGATCCCGCCGCGTCAAGGAGGTGAAACAGAAGCGCATCCAGACTGCTGCCAGTGAAGGAGCCGCAGAGCGGCGTCCCACCGTGGCTAGCGCCGTCGTAGTTCAGTCGGCCCAGGAGAAGCAGCTGGGCAAAATGCAGCGGCGGGAGGAGAAAAAACTGCAGCGCATCATGCGAAGCATTAAGGACGAAGAGCCCGAGGATGACCCGAATTGTGCGGTCTCCGTTTCCGTTCAACAACTGCGCATGCAGCACCAGCGAAAGCTCTTGGAAGCCGCACAGCGCGAGCCTCTGTTGCTCAGCACAAAGGCGGCTAAAGCGGAGTACAAACAGTCCTCCTACAACCAGCCCATCCATTATCCCTATGTGTTCGACAGCCAGCTTCTGGCGAAACAGCACGCAGGCTTCATAGGAGGCAGCAGAATCACTCTGCCCGACAACGCCCAGCGTGTCGATAACAAGCAGTGGGAGGAGGTAAAGATCCCAGCAAGTGAGCCACCCCCACTCTCTGTCGGCAACAAGCGCATTAAGATCGAAGAATTGGACGACGTGGGCAGACTGGCCTTTGCCAACTGCAAGGAGCTGAATCGCATCCAGTCCGTGGTCTATCCGGTTGCCTATCACAGCAACGAAAATATGCTGGTGTGCGCGCCCACGGGAGCCGGAAAGACCAACGTGGCTATGCTGTCTATTGTGCACACCATCCGTTGCCACCTGGAACAGGGAGTCATCAACCGGGACGAATTCAAGATCGTCTACATTGCCCCAATGAAGGCGTTGGCCTCGGAAATGGTTGATAACTTCTCCAAGCGCCTGAAATCTCTACAAATCGTTGTACGCGAGCTAACTGGTGACATGCAGCTAACCAAGGCGGAAATGGCTGCCACCCAGATACTAGTAACCACACCAGAGAAATGGGATGTGGTAACCCGAAAGG GCAGCGGCGACGTGGCTTTGATAAGCCTGGTGAAGTTACTCATCATTGATGAAGTGCATCTTTTGCACGGTGAGCGAGGTCCCGTTGTGGAGGCATTGGTGGCTCGTACCCTCCGCCTTGTCGAGTCCTCGCAGTCAATGATTCGCATCGTAGGCCTATCCGCAACCCTTCCAAACTACATCGATGTGGCTCACTTCCTGCGTGTGAATCCCATGAAGGGTCTGTTTTATTTTGACTCCCGCTTCCGACCTGTGCCACTGGACACCAATTTTGTGGGCATTAAGTCGGTTAAGCCGCTGCAGCAGATCGCTGATATGGACCAGTGCTGTTACCAAAAGTGCGTTGAGATGGTGCAGGAAGGTCATCAGATAATGGTCTTTGTCCATGCCCGGAACGCCACGGTGCGAACGGCAAACGTGATTCGCGAACTGGCCCAGCAGAACAATACCAGTGCCCTGTTCCTGCCCAAGGATTCCGCTGCTCACGGACTTGCAACGCGTTCGATACAGAGGAGCCGAAACAAGCAACTGGTGGAGTTGTTCTCTTGCGGCTTGGCCATGCACCATGCGGGAATGCTACGCGCCGATCGTCAGATGGTTGAGAAGTACTTTGTCGAAGGCCACATCTCGGTGCTCGTCTGCACGGCCACTCTTGCCTGGGGTGTCAATCTGCCGGCTCACGCTGTCATCATCCGAGGAACAGATATATACGATGCCAAGCACGGTAGCTTTGTGGACCTGGGCATTCTCGATGTGCTGCAAATCTTTGGCCGCGCCGGTCGGCCACAGTTCGACAAGAGTGGAGTGGGCACCATCATCACCAGCTATGATAAGCTGAATCACTACCTGTCGCTGCTGACCAATCAATTCCCCATCGAGTCCAACTTCGTGAATTGTCTGGCCGACAATCTTAATGCGGAAATTGGCCTTGGCACCATTACCAATGTGGAGGAAGCGATCGAGTGGCTCAGTTATAC GTACTTGTTTGTGCGAATGAGGATAAATCCTCATGTGTACGGTATCGAGTATTCGGAGCTACAGAAGGATCCCACTCTAGAAGCTCGCCGCCGAGCTCTCATCATGTCCGCATCGATGAGTCTGGACAAAGCTCGGATGATGCGGTTTAACCAGCGCACCATGGACATGAACATCACTGACTTAGGTCGCACTGCATCTCATTTCTACATAAAGTACGATACAGTGGAAACTTTTAACGAGTTAATGAAGCCGTTTATGACCCAGGCTGAGATTTTGGCCATGATTTCTCAGGCGCAGGAGTTTCAGCAACTTAAGGTACGCGATGATGAGATGGAGGAATTGGACGAACTGAGAAACGCCTATTGTAAGATAAAGGCACACGGCGGAAGTGAGAATATACACGGCAAG GTGAACATTCTCATTCAGACATATCTTTCCAATGGGTATGTGAAATCTTTTTCACTGAGCTCCGACATGTCATATATTACCACGAATATAGGAAGGATAACCAGAGCGCTGTTCTCCATTGTATTGCGACAGAATAATGCGGTCCTGGCAGGACGCATGCTGCAGCTTTGCAAGATGTTTGAACGGCGCCAATGGGATGATGACTGCCACCTAAAACAGTTCCCAGCCATTAACGCCGAGACCATCGACAAACTTGAAAGACGCGGTCTGAGTGTCTATCGGCTGAGGGATATGGAGCAGCGGGAGCTAAGAGAGTGGCTCCGCAGCAATACTTATGCAGATCTGGTTATCCGGTCGGCGCAGGAACTGCCCTTGCTGGAAGCGGAAGCCAGTCTGCAGCCTATAACTCGAACGGTGCTGCGTATCAAGGTGGACATTTGGCCCAGCTTCACGTGGAACGACCGAGTTCATGGAAAGACGAGCCAAAGCTTCTGGCTGTGGATTGAAGATCCAGAGTCAAACTACATTTACCACTCGGAGCTGTTTCAAGTCACCCGGAAGTTGGTGATGAGCGGCCAGTCGCAGCAGCTGGTGATGACCATTCCTCTGAAGGAGCCACTGCCGCCACAATACTACATAAGAGTAAGCAGCGATAGCTGGCTTGGAAGTACTACATGCATTCCATTATCATTTCAACATCTCGTGCTGCCGGAACACCACCCGCCACTCACGGAGCTTCTGCCCCTCCGCCCGCTCCCGGTCAGCTGCCTCAAGAACGTTCTCTACGAATCCCTCTACAAATTCACGCACTTCAATCCAATCCAGACGCAGATCTTTCACTGCCTGTACCACACCGACAACAATGTGCTTTTAGGCGCTCCCACCGGCAGTGGAAAGACCATTGTGGCGGAGATCGCCATCTTCAGGGCCCTGAACCAGAATCCCAAGTGCAAAGTGGTTTATATCGCTCCACTTAAAGCGTTGGTCAAGGAGCGCATATCCGATTGGGAGCAACGCTTCCAGCGCTCCTCTCTGGGTCTTAAGGTTGTTGAGTTAACTGGCGACGTCACTCCCGACATCCAGGCCATCCGAGAGTCCCAACTAATTGTTACCACGCCAGAGAAGTGGGACGGCATCAGTCGCTCTTGGCAGACCCGCGAGTACGTGCAGCATGTGTCCCTAATCGTCATCGACGAGATCCACCTGCTGGGAGAGGATCGAGGACCGGTCATCGAAGTGATTGTATCGCGTACAAACTTTATCAGTTCCCATACCGGTCGGGCGATTCGAATCGTGGGATTGTCCACAGCATTGGCCAACGCTCAAGATCTGGCCAACTGGTTGGGAATCAAAAAGATGGGACTGTACAACTTCAAGCCCTCGGTGCGGCCAGTGCCTCTCCAGGTGCACATCAATGGTTTCCCAGGAAAGCACTACTGTCCTCGCATGGCAACAATGAACCGGCCCACGTTCCAGGCCATTCGCACCTACTCCCCGTGTGAGCCCACCATCGTGTTTGTCTCCTCGCGTCGGCAAACCCGCCTCACGGCTCTGGACCTGATTACCTTCGTGGCCGGCGACTTGAATCCCAAGCAGTTCCTGCACATCGCCGAGAACGAAATGGAGCTGATTCTGCAGAATATTCGAGACCAGAACCTTAAATTCTGCCTAGCTTTCGGCATTGGTCTACATCACGCCGGCTTGCAGGAACAGGATCGAAAGTGTGTTGAGGAGCTGTTCCTCAATAGGAAGATCCAGGTCCTGGTGGCCACAGCTACACTGGCATGGGGTGTTAACTTACCAGCTCATCTGGTGGTGATCAAAGGTACCGAATACTTTGACGGAAAGGTGAAGAAGTACGTGGACATGCCCATTACCGATGTGCTACAAATGATGGGACGAGCCGGGCGGCCGCAGTTCGACAATGAAGGCGTGGCCGTCGTTCTGGTGCACGACGAAAAGAAGAATTTCTACAAGAAGTTCTTGTACGATCCATTCCCGGTAGAGTCCAGTCTGCTGGGAGTGCTGCCGGAGCACATAAATGCTGAAATCGTTGCCGGAACTGTTCAGTCGAAGCAGGCCGCTTTGGACTATCTGACGTGGACTTACTTCTTCAGGCGACTACTCCGAAACCCGTCGTACTACCAGCTGCAGGGCATAGAACCGGAGAATGTTAATGCCTTCATGTCCAACCTGGTTGAGCGCGTGGTCTATGAActttctgctgctgcctgtCTGGTGGAGCGTGACGGATGTCTGGTGCCAACCTTCTTGGGCCGAATCAGTTCCTATTACTACCTGTCGTACCGCACTATGAAGCATTTTCTGGAGGATCTGCAGCCGGGCATGAGCACCAAGGAAGTTCTGCTCGCCATCGCCGACTCCTATGAATTTGATCAGCAACCTGTCCGTCACAACGAGGATAAGTACAATGAGCAGATGGCTGAAACGAGTCGCTTTAGACCCCCGTCGTCGTCCTGGGACTCTCCGTATACCAAAACGTTCCTGCTACTCCAGGCCCACTTTACACGGCAGTCCCTTCCGAATTCGGATTACCTGACCGACACCAAGTCGGCTCTGGACAACGCCACTCGAGTGATGCAAGCCATGGTGGACTATACAGCGGAGCGGGGTTGGCTGTCAACCACTCTGATTGTGCAGCAACTCATGCAGAGCGTCATTCAAGCCCGCTGGTTCGACGCCAGTGAGTTCCTAACGCTGCCGGGAGTGAACGAGGACAATCTGGATGCCTTCCTGAACATACCACACGGTGAGCATGACTATTTGACGCTGCCCATGCTGAAGGAGCTGTGCAAACAGGAGTATGAAGTACTGGCGAAGCCTCTGCGAGATGCCTTCGAGGAGCACGAGATCGAACAGATGTATAAG GTAATTCAAGATATGCCCGAGATAGCACTTCAAATATCCGTAGAGGGTCGGTACATGGAGAACGAGAATGCCAAGCGACCGCTCTCACTTTCTGATGACACGAGGGGCGAATGGTTACCCCTACATGCCAATGAGGACTACGTCCTCGTAGTAAACTTACAGCGCCTTAATGTCAGTGGACAGAGAAGAGGCGGTGGACAAAGCTACACGGTGCACTGCCCAAAATATCCAAAGCCCAAGAACGAAGCTTGGTTCTTGACCCTGGGCTCCCAGGCCAATGACGAGCTCCTGGCCATGAAGCGGATTTCCATTCGTGGTCAGCGTTGCTCCAACCGCATTTCGTTCCAGGCAACTCCCCGACTCGGACGTCTACAGCTCACGCTTTATTTAATGTCCGACTGCCTCATTGGCTTTGACCAGCAGTACGACCTGCGATTCGAGATCATCGAAGCAAAAGAAGTCTAG